The region GCTTTCTCAATTGCTTCTTTCGCTTGTGCTGAACATGCATGGGCTTCAATATGAAGCTTTTTCTTCAACTCACCATAACCTAAAATCTTAACTCTCTTCTTAGTGGAGCTAATCAGGCCACTTTTCTTTAGTTCATCGATGGTTACTTTTTCACTTTTCAAGCCATCCAAATCAGCGATATTTACTACCTGAAAAAAAACTTTATTAACATTATTAAAACCACGCAATTGTGGTAATCGTTGAATTAAGGGAGTTTGATTACCTTCAAATCCAGGACGGAATTTACTACCAGCACGTGAGTTTTGTCCCTTACAGCCACGA is a window of Candidatus Abawacabacteria bacterium DNA encoding:
- the rplO gene encoding 50S ribosomal protein L15; this translates as MLHTLAPHPKARKNKKRVGRGDGSGHGSFSTRGCKGQNSRAGSKFRPGFEGNQTPLIQRLPQLRGFNNVNKVFFQVVNIADLDGLKSEKVTIDELKKSGLISSTKKRVKILGYGELKKKLHIEAHACSAQAKEAIEKAGGTIELLK